A single region of the Microlunatus panaciterrae genome encodes:
- a CDS encoding insulinase family protein, translating to MVTERVPGSHTFSIGFFIDVGSRHEVASLHGASHFLEHVLFKGTNRRGPEEISAAIESVGGDINAYTAKEHTCFYARVLAEDADLAVDVLTDMLTDSLVLSREVDAEREVILDEISMHSDDPGETATELVTSHLFGEAALGLPVIGSQASIRALSRQQIVRHWRRHYQPSSMVVSAAGDVEHERLCELLAGFGTGRDGSRRRSAPSRINTEPALLTRSRNLEQCSAVLALASPGIFDDRRYPLGLLSLIVGGGMSSRLFVEIRERRGLTYGIDAGETAYSDAGLWSVDWQCAPDKLADILSLVKATLNDVAEHGVTGAELRRAKGQMRGQTALAFEGAASRMSRLGSSELIGDRRTLGDILDRFDQVSAEDVQREAGQLFGQPPVLGLVGPKVPRRPLQTILKDWPG from the coding sequence GTGGTCACCGAACGGGTGCCGGGCAGCCACACCTTCAGCATCGGCTTCTTCATCGACGTCGGTTCCCGGCACGAGGTCGCCAGCCTGCACGGCGCCTCGCACTTCCTCGAACATGTGCTGTTCAAGGGCACCAACCGCCGCGGCCCGGAGGAGATCTCGGCCGCGATCGAGTCAGTGGGCGGCGACATCAACGCCTACACGGCCAAGGAGCACACCTGCTTCTACGCCCGGGTGCTGGCCGAGGACGCCGACCTCGCCGTCGACGTGCTCACCGACATGCTGACCGACTCGCTGGTGCTCAGCCGCGAGGTGGACGCCGAGCGCGAGGTGATCCTGGACGAGATCTCCATGCACAGCGACGATCCGGGCGAGACGGCCACCGAGCTGGTCACCTCGCACCTGTTCGGCGAGGCGGCCCTGGGGCTGCCGGTGATCGGTTCGCAGGCCTCCATCCGCGCCCTGTCCAGGCAGCAGATCGTCCGGCACTGGCGTCGGCACTACCAACCATCGTCGATGGTGGTCAGTGCCGCCGGGGACGTCGAGCATGAGCGGCTGTGCGAGCTGCTGGCCGGGTTCGGCACCGGCCGGGACGGCAGTCGCCGGCGGTCCGCTCCGAGCAGGATCAACACCGAGCCGGCGCTGCTGACCCGGTCTCGCAACCTCGAGCAGTGCAGTGCGGTGCTGGCCCTGGCCAGCCCGGGCATCTTCGACGACCGGCGCTACCCGCTCGGGTTGTTGTCGCTGATCGTCGGGGGTGGCATGTCGTCGCGGCTCTTCGTCGAGATCCGGGAACGGCGCGGTCTCACGTACGGCATCGACGCAGGGGAGACGGCCTACTCCGACGCCGGTCTGTGGTCGGTGGACTGGCAGTGCGCGCCCGACAAGCTGGCCGACATCCTGTCCCTGGTGAAGGCGACCCTGAATGACGTCGCCGAGCACGGCGTGACCGGCGCCGAGCTGAGGCGGGCCAAGGGTCAGATGCGCGGTCAGACGGCCCTCGCCTTCGAAGGGGCCGCCTCCAGAATGAGCCGGCTCGGGTCGAGCGAGCTGATCGGGGACCGTCGGACGCTGGGTGACATCCTGGACCGTTTCGACCAGGTCAGCGCTGAGGACGTGCAACGCGAGGCCGGACAGCTCTTCGGGCAGCCGCCGGTGCTCGGTCTGGTCGGTCCGAAGGTGCCGCGTCGACCGCTGCAGACCATCCTGAAAGACTGGCCCGGATAG
- the dapB gene encoding 4-hydroxy-tetrahydrodipicolinate reductase, producing the protein MTGVAVFGAKGRMGSEVCRAVEAAEGLSLVAALDVDDDLAAAASAEVVVDFTSPDAVMRNLSWCIEHGKHAVVGTTGFTEDRLDVLRDQLAEHPGVGVLVAANFSIGAVLMMHFAAQAAAFYESVEIIELHHPNKVDAPSGTAAATARRVAAARAAAALSAPPDATTQELAGARGASVEGVRVHSVRLRGLVAHQEVLFGAEGETLTIRHDSLDRASFMPGVIAGVRAVGERPGLTIGIEQILGVG; encoded by the coding sequence ATGACGGGTGTCGCTGTTTTCGGTGCCAAGGGCAGGATGGGTTCCGAGGTCTGCCGTGCCGTCGAGGCAGCCGAGGGGCTGAGCCTGGTGGCGGCCCTCGACGTCGACGACGACCTGGCCGCCGCCGCCTCGGCCGAGGTGGTGGTCGACTTCACCTCCCCGGATGCGGTGATGCGCAACCTGTCCTGGTGCATCGAGCACGGCAAGCATGCGGTCGTGGGCACCACCGGCTTCACCGAGGACCGGCTGGACGTCCTGCGGGACCAACTGGCCGAGCATCCCGGGGTGGGGGTGCTGGTGGCGGCCAACTTCTCCATCGGTGCGGTCCTGATGATGCACTTCGCGGCGCAGGCCGCCGCGTTCTACGAGAGCGTGGAGATCATCGAGCTGCACCACCCCAACAAGGTGGACGCCCCCTCGGGCACCGCGGCGGCGACCGCTCGGCGAGTGGCGGCGGCGCGCGCCGCCGCAGCGCTGTCCGCACCGCCGGATGCCACCACTCAGGAGCTGGCTGGCGCCCGAGGGGCATCGGTGGAGGGGGTCCGGGTGCACAGCGTCCGGCTGCGCGGCCTGGTCGCGCACCAGGAGGTGCTGTTCGGCGCCGAGGGCGAGACGCTCACCATCCGGCACGACTCGCTCGACCGTGCCTCGTTCATGCCGGGCGTCATCGCCGGCGTCCGTGCCGTCGGCGAGCGGCCGGGGCTCACCATCGGGATCGAGCAGATCCTCGGCGTTGGCTGA
- a CDS encoding DUF2993 domain-containing protein, protein MHRRRPARSAMVLLLVAVLVCAATVAGDRLLHGYAENRVTAELQRSLGTVEPPTVDIAGDWFLPQVVGRRFSEVHIVASGVSPPGGGPDLEQLDLRMADVAATHGYRTFTAATVQGSARVGYAALSTYSGRKLSYAGDGQRVRLTVQTTVLGVSMTAKVTGKLGLDVRAQTVDLVDPEISVAGLELPAAVTEQLLARVLKPIAVDGLPLGLRLSSITAGPDGVDCGLGARGVVVAQL, encoded by the coding sequence GTGCACCGCCGCCGCCCAGCCCGGTCAGCGATGGTGCTGCTGCTGGTCGCGGTGCTGGTCTGTGCTGCGACAGTGGCCGGCGACCGCCTGCTGCACGGGTACGCCGAGAACCGGGTCACGGCCGAGCTGCAGCGCTCGCTCGGCACCGTCGAGCCGCCCACGGTGGACATCGCCGGCGACTGGTTCCTGCCCCAGGTGGTGGGCCGACGCTTCAGCGAAGTGCACATCGTCGCCTCCGGTGTCTCCCCGCCCGGGGGAGGCCCCGACCTGGAACAGCTGGATCTCAGAATGGCCGACGTCGCCGCCACGCACGGCTACCGGACGTTCACCGCTGCCACGGTGCAGGGCTCTGCCCGGGTGGGCTATGCGGCGCTGTCGACGTACTCCGGGCGAAAACTGAGCTACGCCGGCGACGGCCAACGCGTCCGGCTGACTGTGCAGACCACGGTGCTCGGGGTGTCGATGACGGCGAAGGTCACCGGCAAGCTGGGGCTGGATGTCCGGGCCCAGACGGTGGACCTGGTGGACCCCGAGATCAGCGTCGCCGGGCTCGAGCTGCCGGCCGCGGTCACCGAGCAGCTGCTCGCCCGCGTGCTCAAGCCCATCGCTGTCGATGGGCTGCCGCTCGGCCTGCGGTTGAGCAGCATCACCGCCGGGCCCGACGGCGTCGACTGCGGGCTCGGCGCCAGGGGCGTCGTGGTGGCCCAGCTGTAA
- a CDS encoding GNAT family N-acetyltransferase — protein sequence MTTPDSAPDSAGRLADSVRLALASEARAIAELQRRSWSAQLPAELVQGLLAEVDLVAMTEAWEQAIHRPPEARFRVLVAVADRRVVGFASTIPSPDPDADARNDGLIDEFLIDPPAQRRGHGSRLLNACVDTLRADGFSRATRWLSSTDDVSRAFLTGAGWAPDGSHREIGPDDESVRIKQVRMHTDISD from the coding sequence GTGACCACCCCCGACTCCGCACCCGACAGCGCCGGCCGGCTGGCCGACTCGGTCCGGCTCGCGCTGGCCTCCGAGGCGCGGGCGATCGCCGAACTTCAGCGACGGAGCTGGTCGGCCCAGCTCCCGGCGGAGCTGGTACAGGGGCTGCTGGCTGAGGTGGACCTGGTCGCCATGACCGAAGCCTGGGAACAGGCGATCCACCGACCGCCCGAGGCCCGCTTCCGCGTCCTGGTTGCGGTCGCGGATAGACGCGTGGTCGGTTTCGCCAGTACGATCCCGAGCCCCGACCCGGACGCCGACGCCCGGAACGACGGTCTCATCGACGAGTTCCTGATCGACCCGCCCGCCCAGCGCCGCGGCCACGGCTCCCGGCTGCTGAACGCCTGCGTGGACACGCTGCGCGCCGACGGCTTCTCCCGGGCCACCCGCTGGCTCAGCTCCACCGACGATGTCAGCCGCGCGTTCCTGACCGGGGCCGGCTGGGCACCAGACGGCAGTCATCGCGAGATCGGCCCCGACGACGAGTCGGTGCGGATCAAGCAGGTGCGGATGCACACCGACATCAGCGACTGA
- a CDS encoding RNase J family beta-CASP ribonuclease: MSATRLSAPPDLPPETLRITPLGGLGDIGRNMAVLEIDGKLLLIDCGVLFPEDDHPGVDLILPGFDVIADRLDDVVGLVLTHGHEDHIGAVPYLLRQRSDIELIGSELTLALVAEKIREHRIRGTVSRVVTDGDRFRVGGFDLEFIAVNHSIPDALAVAVRTDAGTVLHTGDFKLDQLPLDGRITDLRAFARLGEEGVDLLMIDSTNAEVPGFNTSERDISPVLERIFHKSDQRVIVACFASHVHRVQQVLDAAVADGRKVVYVGRSMLRNMGVARDLGYLHVPADTLIELRDIDNYRPDEVVIISTGSQGEPLSALSRIANREHPVVQLERGDTVVLASSLIPGNENAVYRVINGLSRLGAQVVHKGNALVHVSGHASAGELLFCYNIIKPRNVMPVHGEARHLIANADLAVATGVPAECTILAEDGMVVDLHRGRARVVGKVDCGYIFVDGSTVGDISESALTDRKILGEEGFISVIAVVNTQSRKILSGPDVHARGFVEDDRAFDAVLPRITEALESALLEGVEDPHRLQQVIRRQLGRWVSDSFRRRPMIIPVVIDG; this comes from the coding sequence GTGTCGGCTACCAGATTGAGCGCGCCACCGGACCTCCCGCCGGAGACGCTGCGGATCACCCCGCTGGGCGGGCTCGGTGACATCGGGCGCAATATGGCGGTGCTCGAGATCGACGGCAAGCTGCTGCTGATCGACTGCGGGGTGCTCTTCCCGGAAGACGACCACCCCGGTGTCGACCTGATCCTGCCCGGCTTCGATGTGATCGCCGATCGGCTGGACGATGTCGTCGGCCTGGTCCTGACCCATGGCCACGAGGACCACATCGGCGCCGTGCCCTATCTGCTGCGGCAGCGCTCCGACATCGAGCTGATCGGCTCCGAGCTCACCCTGGCGCTGGTGGCCGAGAAGATCCGCGAGCACCGGATCCGGGGGACCGTGAGCCGAGTCGTCACCGATGGTGACCGGTTCCGCGTCGGCGGCTTCGACCTGGAGTTCATCGCCGTCAACCACTCGATCCCCGACGCGCTTGCGGTGGCCGTACGCACCGACGCCGGCACCGTGCTGCACACCGGTGACTTCAAGCTGGACCAGCTTCCGCTCGACGGCCGGATCACGGATCTGCGCGCGTTCGCTCGGCTCGGCGAGGAGGGCGTCGACCTGCTGATGATCGACTCCACGAACGCGGAGGTGCCCGGCTTCAACACCTCCGAGCGGGACATCTCGCCGGTGCTGGAGCGGATCTTCCACAAGAGCGACCAGCGGGTCATCGTGGCCTGCTTCGCCTCGCACGTGCACCGGGTCCAGCAGGTGCTGGACGCCGCCGTCGCTGACGGCCGCAAGGTGGTCTACGTCGGCCGTTCGATGCTGCGCAATATGGGGGTGGCCCGCGACCTCGGCTACCTGCACGTACCGGCCGACACTCTGATCGAGCTCCGCGACATCGACAACTACCGGCCGGACGAGGTGGTGATCATCTCGACCGGCTCGCAGGGGGAGCCGCTGTCGGCGCTGTCGCGGATCGCCAACCGGGAGCATCCGGTCGTCCAGCTGGAGCGCGGCGATACCGTTGTGCTGGCCAGCTCGCTCATCCCCGGCAACGAGAACGCGGTCTACCGGGTGATCAACGGCCTGAGCCGGCTCGGCGCCCAGGTGGTGCACAAGGGCAATGCCCTGGTGCACGTGTCCGGACACGCCAGCGCAGGGGAGCTGCTGTTCTGCTACAACATCATCAAGCCGCGCAACGTGATGCCGGTGCACGGTGAGGCGCGCCACCTGATCGCCAACGCCGACCTGGCAGTGGCCACCGGCGTACCGGCGGAGTGCACGATTCTCGCCGAGGACGGGATGGTGGTGGACCTGCATCGGGGCCGGGCGAGAGTGGTCGGCAAGGTCGACTGCGGCTACATCTTCGTCGACGGTTCCACTGTCGGCGACATCAGCGAGTCCGCCCTGACCGACCGCAAGATCCTGGGTGAGGAGGGGTTCATCTCCGTCATCGCGGTGGTCAACACCCAGTCGCGCAAGATCCTCAGCGGTCCGGACGTGCATGCCCGCGGCTTCGTCGAGGACGACCGAGCCTTCGATGCGGTACTGCCGCGAATCACCGAGGCTCTGGAGTCGGCGCTGCTGGAGGGGGTGGAGGACCCGCACCGGCTGCAGCAGGTGATCCGCCGTCAGCTCGGTCGATGGGTCAGCGACAGCTTCCGGCGCCGTCCGATGATCATTCCGGTTGTCATCGACGGCTGA
- the rpmB gene encoding 50S ribosomal protein L28: MAAVCDVCAKGPGFGHNVPWSKKKTKRRWNPNIQRVRAMVSGSPKRLNVCTSCLKAGKVTR; this comes from the coding sequence GTGGCTGCCGTATGTGACGTTTGCGCCAAGGGACCGGGCTTCGGCCACAATGTGCCTTGGTCGAAGAAGAAGACCAAGCGTCGCTGGAACCCGAACATCCAGCGCGTGCGGGCGATGGTGTCGGGCAGCCCGAAGCGGCTCAATGTCTGCACCTCCTGCCTCAAGGCGGGCAAGGTCACTCGCTGA
- a CDS encoding ArsR/SmtB family transcription factor produces the protein MTAAEKGTPAPSEGSAVPMTQLQRDLQARWEKATGTRVNEVEIRDARAIRALAHEARQRVIDVLYAEQRPFTSTELAKLTGLSPSAMSYHLRALERWGVVERVPESADARERPWRAAGTGIRIVTEGAGGQAAAEALRSRSFAELTRRSRALRDLPPERRAVFIGMAKAELWLTDEQADFVAQSVDRAILELAEGGWSNEPGPGRTRVATFWSIMPEVPPPGAVDDVSGPHPS, from the coding sequence ATGACGGCCGCGGAGAAGGGCACGCCGGCACCCAGCGAGGGTTCTGCGGTGCCGATGACCCAGCTGCAGCGCGACCTGCAGGCGCGCTGGGAGAAGGCGACCGGGACCAGGGTCAACGAGGTCGAGATCCGCGACGCGCGTGCCATCCGGGCTCTCGCGCATGAGGCGCGGCAACGGGTCATCGACGTGTTGTACGCCGAGCAGAGACCCTTCACCTCGACCGAGCTGGCGAAGCTGACGGGGTTGTCGCCCAGTGCGATGAGCTATCACCTGCGGGCCCTGGAGCGGTGGGGCGTGGTTGAGCGGGTGCCCGAGTCGGCAGACGCACGGGAGCGACCGTGGCGTGCCGCCGGGACGGGCATCCGCATCGTCACCGAGGGAGCAGGCGGCCAGGCGGCGGCCGAGGCGTTGCGGTCCCGCTCGTTCGCCGAGCTCACCCGTCGCTCCCGGGCCCTGCGCGACCTGCCGCCCGAACGCCGGGCCGTGTTCATCGGGATGGCCAAGGCCGAGCTGTGGCTGACCGACGAGCAGGCCGACTTCGTCGCCCAGTCGGTCGACCGGGCGATCCTGGAGCTGGCCGAGGGCGGCTGGTCCAACGAGCCGGGACCCGGGCGCACCAGAGTCGCCACCTTCTGGTCGATCATGCCGGAGGTGCCGCCGCCGGGAGCGGTGGACGACGTCTCCGGTCCTCACCCGTCGTGA
- a CDS encoding DAK2 domain-containing protein: MPTDHAAGGRPLTLWAACDAWLRRASEVIGDSADALNAMNVFPVSDSDTGSNLKLTLAGVARAVPHFTREALDDVVQAAILSAHGNSGAIVAEMFTSICRSLEHRGDRLRLVPPGGVIAALLRTVAAAATQAVARPVAGTILTVADEAARSAEEAAAAAPADALAVAVAAQNGARLALERTPEQLEVLRRAGVVDAGGQAYVLLLDVLVEVLGGPRAEPLAGLPVAAPVHRPVLRELEYEVMYALRGAGRAALDELRRLLSELGNSVVIVGDHAVAQVHVHLAQPGAAIEAALGRGRLSRIRVTALAGSAAVPAGSRTVISIVAGEGLAEAVTGLGGTPLLLARGPVTVDQLAQVLEQSSGEIVILPNDMENLEIARHLATEFRSRDRRIAVIPTVAQVQGLAAIAVHEPSAEFESAVVAMSSAAGHARHGAVTIAESPAMTMAGRCEVGDVLGVVDGDFVVIGDSVSAVALEVVERLLSAGGELLTLITGAGADPELAKTVETAVRRGHDGVDVETLDGHQQRYLLLVGVE; the protein is encoded by the coding sequence GTGCCAACCGATCACGCCGCTGGCGGGCGGCCGCTCACCTTGTGGGCCGCCTGCGATGCCTGGCTGCGACGGGCCAGCGAGGTGATCGGTGACTCCGCCGACGCGCTGAACGCGATGAACGTCTTCCCGGTCTCCGACTCCGACACCGGCTCCAACCTGAAGCTCACGCTGGCCGGCGTGGCGCGCGCGGTGCCGCACTTCACCAGGGAGGCACTCGACGACGTGGTCCAGGCGGCCATCCTGTCGGCGCATGGCAACTCCGGCGCGATCGTGGCCGAGATGTTCACCAGCATCTGCCGGTCCCTCGAGCACCGCGGCGACCGGCTCCGGCTGGTGCCGCCCGGCGGTGTGATAGCCGCCCTGCTGCGGACCGTCGCCGCCGCAGCCACCCAGGCCGTCGCCCGGCCGGTGGCCGGGACCATCCTGACCGTTGCCGACGAGGCCGCCCGCAGCGCCGAGGAAGCGGCAGCGGCGGCGCCGGCCGATGCGCTCGCCGTCGCCGTGGCCGCCCAGAACGGGGCCAGGTTGGCGCTGGAGCGAACGCCGGAGCAGCTGGAGGTGCTGCGTCGGGCCGGTGTCGTCGACGCCGGCGGGCAGGCGTACGTGCTGCTGCTCGACGTCCTGGTGGAGGTGCTCGGCGGCCCCCGGGCTGAGCCGCTGGCCGGCCTGCCGGTCGCCGCACCTGTCCACCGCCCGGTGCTGCGCGAGCTCGAGTACGAGGTGATGTACGCGCTGCGCGGCGCCGGCCGGGCGGCGCTCGACGAGCTCCGGCGGCTGCTGTCCGAGCTGGGTAACAGCGTCGTCATCGTCGGTGACCACGCCGTGGCGCAGGTGCACGTACACCTCGCTCAGCCGGGCGCTGCCATCGAGGCCGCACTGGGGCGCGGCCGGCTGAGCCGGATCCGGGTCACCGCACTGGCCGGCAGCGCTGCGGTACCGGCCGGCAGCCGTACCGTGATCTCCATCGTGGCCGGTGAGGGGCTGGCTGAGGCCGTGACCGGGCTCGGTGGGACGCCGCTGCTGCTGGCCCGCGGCCCGGTCACCGTCGACCAGTTGGCGCAGGTGCTGGAGCAGAGCTCGGGCGAGATCGTCATCCTGCCGAACGACATGGAGAACCTGGAGATCGCCAGGCACCTGGCGACCGAGTTCAGGAGCAGGGACCGGCGGATCGCCGTCATCCCGACCGTGGCCCAGGTGCAGGGCCTGGCGGCGATCGCCGTGCACGAGCCGTCGGCCGAGTTCGAGTCGGCGGTGGTGGCGATGAGCTCGGCCGCCGGACACGCCCGGCACGGCGCCGTGACCATCGCCGAGTCGCCTGCGATGACGATGGCGGGGCGGTGCGAGGTGGGTGACGTGCTCGGTGTCGTCGACGGCGACTTCGTGGTGATCGGCGACTCGGTCAGCGCTGTGGCCCTTGAGGTGGTCGAGCGGCTGCTCAGCGCCGGCGGGGAGCTGCTGACGCTGATCACCGGCGCCGGTGCCGACCCGGAGCTGGCGAAGACGGTGGAGACGGCGGTGCGGCGCGGCCACGACGGCGTCGACGTGGAGACGCTGGACGGCCACCAGCAGCGCTACCTGCTTCTGGTGGGGGTCGAGTGA